Proteins from one Lachnospiraceae bacterium KGMB03038 genomic window:
- a CDS encoding V-type ATP synthase subunit D: MDPREFPTKGNLMLAKNSLALAHQGYDLMDKKRNILLKELMSLIDEAKEIQEKIDTTFTKAYACLQRANIEHGISKVQELAYTVPIEESIRIQTRSIMGTEIPHVKYDAKQNDLTYSFSTTHESIDIAREAFREVKDLTIKLSMVENAAYRLATNIKKTQKRANALKNITIPMYSNLVYTINNALEEKEREEFTRLKVIKRMQTGGKH, from the coding sequence ATGGATCCGAGAGAGTTCCCTACAAAAGGAAATCTGATGCTTGCGAAAAATTCGCTGGCGCTTGCCCATCAGGGATATGACCTGATGGATAAGAAACGGAATATTCTTCTAAAAGAACTGATGAGCCTGATCGATGAGGCGAAAGAGATTCAGGAAAAGATAGATACCACATTTACGAAAGCGTACGCCTGCCTGCAGCGGGCAAATATTGAACATGGTATCAGCAAGGTGCAGGAGCTGGCTTATACGGTGCCCATTGAAGAATCTATCCGGATTCAGACGCGGAGTATCATGGGGACGGAGATTCCTCATGTAAAGTATGATGCAAAACAGAATGACCTGACTTACTCCTTCAGTACGACCCACGAGTCAATCGATATTGCAAGAGAAGCGTTCCGGGAAGTGAAAGATCTGACGATCAAGCTGTCCATGGTGGAGAACGCGGCGTACCGTCTGGCTACAAACATCAAGAAAACACAGAAGCGGGCGAACGCGTTGAAGAATATTACCATACCGATGTACAGCAATCTGGTCTATACGATAAATAACGCGCTGGAAGAGAAGGAAAGAGAAGAGTTTACCCGTCTGAAAGTGATCAAAAGAATGCAGACGGGAGGAAAACATTAA
- a CDS encoding thioredoxin — MLHLTTQNFEMEIARTPYPSVVMFYALWCGKCAMMKPVAEDVAARNQGRIKFYEVEIDESPLLAAKYGADIVPTFVLFKNGKVIKTMKGILSESVFEQRLQEIFTNC; from the coding sequence ATGCTGCATTTAACAACGCAAAACTTTGAAATGGAAATAGCGCGCACCCCCTATCCATCCGTTGTCATGTTCTATGCCCTCTGGTGCGGAAAGTGCGCGATGATGAAACCGGTGGCTGAGGATGTGGCGGCCCGAAACCAGGGCCGCATCAAATTCTATGAGGTGGAAATTGATGAGTCCCCCCTTCTCGCCGCCAAGTATGGGGCGGATATCGTCCCCACTTTTGTGCTGTTTAAAAACGGAAAAGTCATCAAGACCATGAAAGGGATACTCAGTGAATCCGTCTTTGAACAGCGGCTACAAGAAATCTTCACAAATTGTTAA
- a CDS encoding ATPase — protein sequence MIVKMKFINISGPRTDIDRMCDVYLSKYEMQLENAVTELRTTQNLLPFVEVNPYKEPLAKAEEFAALLSSGDYHTDHTLTTEEILALIRNVNHDYLDIQERKELLKKKKEELTGKLNVLEPFRSLELDVHKVLHYQYMHVRFGRIDVDHYQKLEKYLFDDLNAIFLEGTRNENYVYGCYFAANSDTSRIDAVFNSMHFERITVSDEYVGTPEVACQSLQEDIEAAQTAIDQAEEDVRSLMASHGAELIGARKRLEELSNNFDVRKMAARIEDDNKEDYYILCGWMGEEDVEAFLKEAENDSRVLIVVEEEREKFFGDPPTKLKNPKFFKPFEMFIKMYGLPAHDEMDPTMFVALTYTFIFGAMFGDVGQGLCLFVLGGIVYLKKKINLAGIISIAGVFSAFFGFMFGSVFGFEDILPARWLRPAEAMTDLPFIGQLNTVFVIAIAFGMALNLLVMIFHIINAVRARDTENIWFSNNGIAGLVFYGFLVLTIVLFMTGHKTPGNIMMVIFLGIPILIFLFKEPLTNLVEKNHKKIEEGKVMFLVQGFFELFETMLSYFSNTLSYVRIGAFAVSHAAIMEVVLMLSGAQEGNPNWIVVVIGNIIVCGLEGMIVGIQVLRLEYYEMFSRFYKGTGREFKPFNNHSNK from the coding sequence ATGATTGTAAAGATGAAGTTCATAAACATCAGCGGTCCCAGAACAGATATCGACCGGATGTGCGACGTTTATCTTTCCAAGTATGAGATGCAGCTTGAGAACGCGGTCACAGAACTGCGGACAACCCAGAACCTCCTTCCCTTTGTGGAGGTGAATCCGTATAAGGAGCCGTTGGCAAAGGCGGAAGAATTTGCGGCGCTTCTGTCATCGGGAGACTATCATACGGATCATACTCTTACAACGGAGGAAATTCTGGCGCTGATCAGGAATGTGAATCACGATTACCTGGATATACAAGAACGGAAAGAACTTTTAAAGAAGAAAAAAGAAGAACTGACAGGAAAGCTGAATGTGCTGGAGCCTTTTCGTTCGTTGGAACTGGACGTCCACAAGGTGCTGCATTACCAATATATGCATGTCCGGTTTGGAAGGATTGACGTTGATCATTACCAAAAATTGGAGAAATATTTGTTTGATGATCTGAACGCCATATTTTTAGAGGGTACGCGTAATGAGAACTACGTATATGGCTGCTATTTCGCGGCAAACTCGGATACCAGCCGGATAGACGCGGTTTTCAACTCTATGCATTTTGAACGGATCACAGTCTCAGATGAATATGTGGGGACCCCGGAGGTGGCCTGTCAAAGCCTTCAGGAGGATATTGAAGCAGCACAGACGGCCATTGATCAGGCGGAAGAGGATGTCCGTTCTCTGATGGCAAGTCATGGCGCGGAGCTGATCGGCGCAAGAAAGAGACTGGAAGAGCTGTCTAATAACTTTGATGTGCGGAAGATGGCGGCTAGAATTGAGGATGACAATAAAGAAGACTATTACATTCTCTGCGGATGGATGGGAGAAGAGGATGTAGAGGCTTTTCTTAAGGAGGCGGAGAACGACAGCCGTGTGTTGATCGTAGTAGAAGAAGAGAGGGAGAAATTCTTCGGAGATCCGCCTACTAAACTGAAGAACCCTAAGTTCTTCAAGCCGTTCGAGATGTTTATCAAGATGTATGGCCTTCCGGCTCATGATGAGATGGATCCGACCATGTTTGTGGCATTGACGTATACCTTCATCTTCGGAGCAATGTTCGGCGACGTGGGGCAGGGGTTGTGCCTGTTTGTATTAGGAGGGATCGTTTATCTGAAGAAGAAGATCAATCTGGCGGGAATCATCTCCATTGCCGGTGTCTTCTCCGCGTTCTTCGGATTTATGTTTGGAAGTGTCTTTGGATTCGAGGACATACTGCCCGCGCGGTGGCTGCGGCCGGCGGAAGCGATGACGGATCTTCCTTTCATTGGACAGCTTAACACCGTGTTTGTGATTGCTATTGCTTTTGGTATGGCGCTGAATCTGCTGGTGATGATCTTCCATATCATCAATGCGGTCCGCGCCCGCGATACGGAAAATATCTGGTTTTCCAACAATGGAATTGCGGGACTGGTGTTCTATGGATTCCTGGTGCTGACAATTGTTTTATTTATGACAGGGCACAAGACACCGGGAAATATTATGATGGTTATTTTCCTGGGGATTCCTATTTTAATCTTTTTGTTTAAAGAACCGCTGACGAATCTGGTGGAGAAAAACCACAAGAAGATTGAAGAAGGAAAAGTTATGTTCCTGGTACAGGGATTTTTTGAGCTGTTTGAGACTATGCTGAGCTATTTTTCAAATACCTTATCCTATGTGAGGATCGGAGCTTTTGCGGTCAGCCACGCGGCGATCATGGAAGTTGTACTGATGCTTTCCGGCGCTCAGGAGGGAAATCCTAACTGGATCGTTGTTGTGATCGGCAATATCATTGTATGCGGTCTGGAAGGCATGATCGTAGGGATCCAGGTACTCCGTTTGGAATATTATGAGATGTTCAGTCGATTTTATAAAGGAACTGGACGAGAGTTTAAGCCATTTAACAATCACAGTAATAAATAG
- a CDS encoding V-type ATP synthase subunit B encodes MAIEYLGLSNINGPLVILEGVQDAFYDEIVEFSVEGDTRKMGRIVELDEDKAIIQVFEGTENMSLNNTHTKLTGRPMEIAVSPDMLGRTFNGIGEPIDDLGPILSEDLRDVNGLPLNPVRREYPRNYIRTGISAIDGLTTLIRGQKLPIFSGNGLPHDQLAAQIVKQASLGEDSEEEFAIVFGAMGVKHDVAEFFRKTFEESGVSDHVAMFLNLANDPVVERLITPKVALTVAEYLAFECNMHILVILTDMTSFAEALREVSSSKGEIPSRKGYPGYLYSELATIYERAGIVEGASGSVTQLPILTMPNDDITHPIPDLTGYITEGQIVLDRNLHGQSVYPPISVLPSLSRLMKDGIGAGYTREDHQSLANQLFSAYAKVGEARNLASVIGEDELSPLDKQYLKFGEAFEQRYIGQGPTENRTIQDTLDLGWELLGLLPKEELDRIDTKLIDRYYPRGAAREAD; translated from the coding sequence ATGGCAATCGAATATCTTGGACTAAGTAATATCAATGGCCCTCTGGTTATTCTGGAAGGAGTGCAGGACGCCTTCTATGATGAGATCGTGGAGTTCAGCGTAGAAGGTGATACCCGGAAGATGGGGCGTATCGTGGAATTGGATGAGGATAAAGCGATCATCCAGGTATTCGAGGGAACGGAGAATATGTCCCTGAATAATACCCATACGAAGCTGACAGGACGTCCCATGGAGATTGCGGTATCTCCAGACATGCTGGGCCGTACCTTTAACGGTATCGGCGAGCCGATCGATGATCTGGGACCGATCCTGTCGGAAGATCTGCGAGATGTGAATGGCTTGCCGCTGAATCCGGTCCGCAGGGAGTATCCGAGAAACTATATCCGTACCGGTATTTCCGCTATTGACGGACTGACTACACTGATCCGCGGGCAGAAACTGCCGATCTTCTCCGGGAATGGTCTTCCTCACGATCAGCTTGCGGCCCAGATTGTAAAGCAGGCTTCTCTGGGAGAGGATTCAGAAGAAGAGTTCGCTATCGTATTCGGCGCTATGGGCGTCAAGCATGATGTGGCGGAGTTCTTTAGAAAAACCTTCGAGGAAAGCGGTGTTTCCGATCATGTGGCAATGTTCCTGAATTTGGCTAATGATCCGGTGGTTGAGCGTCTGATCACGCCGAAAGTGGCGCTGACGGTAGCAGAATATCTGGCATTTGAATGCAATATGCATATCCTGGTTATCCTGACGGATATGACATCCTTTGCTGAGGCGCTGCGTGAGGTATCTTCTTCAAAGGGAGAGATTCCTTCCAGGAAGGGATATCCGGGATACTTGTACAGTGAACTTGCGACTATTTATGAGCGTGCGGGAATCGTAGAAGGCGCAAGCGGGTCTGTGACCCAGCTGCCGATCTTGACTATGCCCAATGATGATATTACCCATCCAATCCCGGACTTGACGGGATATATTACAGAAGGACAGATCGTTCTTGACCGAAACCTGCATGGGCAGAGTGTGTATCCGCCGATCAGTGTTCTGCCGTCCCTTTCCCGTCTGATGAAAGACGGCATTGGAGCGGGGTATACAAGAGAAGATCATCAGAGTTTGGCGAACCAGCTTTTTTCCGCCTATGCAAAGGTGGGCGAGGCCAGGAACCTGGCGTCTGTTATAGGTGAGGACGAATTATCGCCGTTGGACAAACAATATCTGAAATTTGGCGAGGCGTTTGAACAGCGGTATATTGGCCAGGGGCCGACAGAAAACCGGACCATCCAGGACACCCTGGACTTAGGCTGGGAACTGCTGGGCTTGCTGCCGAAAGAAGAATTAGACAGAATAGATACAAAACTGATCGATCGATACTATCCACGTGGAGCTGCACGTGAAGCAGACTAG
- a CDS encoding V-type ATPase subunit, which yields MCSLMTYSGIVTKIRAMQAKLLTDQDFETIAGLRSVPEVIEYLKEKPAYADYLNQMDISLYHRGNVEKILMQSLYNDYTKMFRFAGMEQKKFLKLYWKRYEVMLINYCLRIVFNHYEKPFDLDYSKAIFDRYSQISIERLITSRNIEELVDNLKDTEYYAPLKKIRDSEKSTLFDYDLALDLYYFSTLWKKEKRLLKGKEKELFTRDFGTRIDLLNVQWIYRAKKYYHMVPPDIYSLTIPIQYRLKHEEFKALVEAPTVEEFVKLMEETYYSRHYQLEDEKKMEQIYRDIERRLYLMDRRRNPYSVATINTYLFLKEEEIYKLTTALECIRYGLSSRETLAYIGGVIQ from the coding sequence ATGTGTAGCCTTATGACATACAGCGGAATTGTGACAAAGATCAGGGCGATGCAGGCGAAGCTTTTAACAGATCAAGATTTCGAGACGATCGCGGGACTTAGGAGTGTCCCGGAAGTTATCGAATACCTGAAGGAAAAACCGGCATATGCGGATTATCTGAATCAGATGGATATTTCTCTGTATCACCGGGGAAATGTTGAGAAGATCCTTATGCAGTCCCTGTATAATGATTATACAAAAATGTTCCGATTTGCGGGAATGGAGCAGAAAAAGTTCTTAAAGCTGTATTGGAAGCGGTATGAGGTGATGCTGATCAATTACTGCCTGAGGATTGTTTTTAACCATTATGAGAAACCCTTTGATCTGGATTACAGTAAAGCGATATTTGATCGATATTCTCAGATTTCCATAGAACGGCTTATCACATCCAGAAATATTGAAGAATTGGTAGATAACTTGAAGGATACGGAGTATTACGCTCCGCTGAAGAAGATTCGGGATTCGGAAAAGAGTACGCTTTTCGACTATGATCTGGCGCTGGATCTTTATTATTTTTCTACTCTCTGGAAGAAAGAAAAACGGCTGCTGAAGGGGAAGGAAAAGGAACTTTTTACCAGAGATTTTGGGACTAGGATCGATCTTTTGAATGTGCAGTGGATCTATCGAGCGAAAAAATATTACCATATGGTACCGCCGGATATTTACTCTTTAACAATTCCGATCCAGTACCGTTTGAAGCACGAAGAGTTTAAGGCGCTGGTGGAGGCTCCTACGGTGGAAGAGTTTGTCAAGCTGATGGAAGAGACTTACTATTCCAGGCATTACCAGTTGGAAGACGAGAAAAAGATGGAGCAGATATACCGGGATATCGAGCGTCGGCTGTATCTGATGGATCGGCGGAGAAATCCGTACTCTGTGGCAACGATTAATACTTACCTATTTCTAAAGGAAGAAGAGATCTATAAATTGACAACGGCTCTAGAATGTATCCGTTATGGCCTGTCATCAAGAGAGACGTTGGCATATATAGGAGGTGTGATTCAATGA
- a CDS encoding QueT transporter family protein, translating into MRNQKITFMTQAAMIAAIYVVLTYVFAPFSFGEIQVRLAEALTILPLFTPAAVPGLFIGCLIGNILGGAILPDILCGSLATLIGAVFTYLLREKSPFMAPLPPILANTVIVPFVLRYGYGVALPIPFMMLTVGIGEILSCGVLGLVLYYALKRYSVQFGTGHF; encoded by the coding sequence ATGAGAAATCAAAAAATTACTTTCATGACTCAGGCCGCCATGATCGCGGCTATCTATGTGGTGCTGACTTATGTTTTTGCGCCCTTTTCTTTTGGAGAGATACAGGTACGCCTTGCAGAAGCCCTGACCATTCTCCCCTTGTTTACCCCAGCTGCCGTTCCCGGCTTATTTATCGGCTGCCTCATCGGAAACATCCTGGGCGGCGCAATCCTTCCGGACATTTTATGCGGAAGCCTGGCCACCTTGATCGGCGCAGTCTTTACTTATTTGTTGCGGGAAAAAAGTCCCTTTATGGCTCCCCTACCGCCAATACTGGCCAATACAGTAATTGTGCCTTTTGTCCTTCGCTATGGATATGGCGTAGCATTGCCGATCCCCTTCATGATGCTGACCGTAGGGATTGGCGAAATTCTTTCATGCGGAGTCCTTGGACTGGTTTTATATTATGCGCTGAAACGTTACAGCGTTCAATTTGGGACAGGGCATTTTTAA
- a CDS encoding V-type ATP synthase subunit A: MNSKKTGTIYGINGPVIYLKGKTGFKMSEMVHVGEQKLVGEVISLDKDRTTIQVYEETSGLRPGESVEATGAAISVTLAPGILNNIFDGIERPLERIADSGGAFITRGVSVDSLDRKKLWDTRITVKPGDAVRGGTIIAEVPETSAIVHKCMVPPNVEGTVVETAADGQYTIDDTIVTLELRDGSKKELSMTQQWPIRVPRPVNHRYSASVPLVTGQRILDTMFPIAKGGTAAIPGGFGTGKTMTQHQIAKWSDADIIVYIGCGERGNEMTQVLEEFGELVDPRNGNPLMDRTVLIANTSNMPVAAREASIYTGLTLAEYYRDMGYDVAIMADSTSRWAEALRELSGRLEEMPAEEGFPAYLASRLSAFYERAGMMQTLNGETGSVSIIGAVSPQGGDFSEPVTQNTKRFVRCFWGLDKSLAYSRHFPAIHWLSSYSEYLTDLSGWYADHVSPKFVDYRNRLMALLNQESSLMEIVKLIGGDVLPDDQKLVLEIAKVIRLGFLQQNAFHKDDTCVSLEKQFKMMDVILYLYKQSRKLVAMGMPMSVLKAEGIFEKVIAIKYDVPNDNLQMLDLYKKDIDDFYNRVIEKNG, from the coding sequence TTGAATAGTAAGAAAACGGGAACAATTTATGGCATCAATGGTCCGGTCATCTACTTGAAGGGAAAGACAGGATTTAAGATGTCAGAGATGGTCCATGTGGGCGAACAAAAGCTGGTGGGCGAGGTTATTTCCCTGGATAAGGACCGGACTACGATCCAGGTCTATGAGGAAACGTCCGGGTTGAGGCCGGGTGAATCAGTAGAAGCCACAGGAGCGGCGATTTCTGTAACCTTGGCGCCTGGGATTTTAAATAATATTTTCGATGGAATTGAGAGGCCCCTGGAGCGGATCGCGGACAGCGGAGGAGCATTTATCACCCGCGGTGTCAGCGTGGATTCTCTGGACCGGAAGAAATTATGGGATACCCGCATTACGGTAAAGCCAGGCGATGCGGTGCGGGGAGGAACGATCATTGCGGAAGTTCCTGAGACCTCGGCTATTGTCCACAAATGTATGGTGCCTCCTAATGTGGAAGGAACGGTGGTGGAAACTGCCGCGGATGGGCAGTATACCATTGATGATACGATTGTAACGCTTGAATTGAGAGACGGATCGAAGAAGGAACTGTCTATGACCCAGCAATGGCCGATCCGCGTGCCAAGACCGGTCAATCACAGATATTCTGCCAGCGTTCCGCTGGTGACAGGCCAGCGGATCTTGGATACGATGTTCCCGATCGCAAAAGGGGGAACAGCGGCAATCCCAGGAGGATTCGGAACGGGGAAAACCATGACCCAGCATCAGATCGCCAAATGGTCGGATGCGGACATCATTGTCTATATCGGATGCGGCGAGCGCGGAAATGAAATGACGCAGGTATTGGAAGAGTTCGGAGAACTGGTGGATCCACGAAACGGGAATCCGCTGATGGACCGGACGGTGCTGATCGCCAATACCTCTAATATGCCGGTGGCGGCCCGTGAGGCTTCCATCTATACAGGGCTTACTCTGGCGGAGTATTATCGGGACATGGGCTATGATGTAGCGATTATGGCAGATTCTACTTCCCGATGGGCGGAAGCTCTGAGAGAGCTGTCTGGGCGTCTGGAAGAGATGCCTGCGGAAGAAGGTTTCCCGGCTTATCTGGCTTCCCGGCTCTCTGCGTTCTATGAGCGCGCGGGAATGATGCAGACCTTAAACGGTGAGACAGGCTCCGTGTCGATCATCGGCGCGGTGTCTCCTCAGGGCGGAGACTTTTCTGAGCCGGTTACACAGAATACGAAGCGGTTTGTGCGCTGTTTCTGGGGATTGGATAAATCATTGGCGTATTCCAGACATTTTCCGGCGATTCATTGGCTCTCCAGTTACAGTGAGTATTTGACAGATTTAAGCGGATGGTACGCAGACCATGTTTCACCCAAATTTGTAGACTATCGGAACCGTTTGATGGCTCTTTTGAATCAGGAGAGCAGTCTGATGGAGATTGTTAAACTGATTGGCGGAGATGTGCTTCCGGACGACCAGAAGCTGGTGCTGGAGATCGCCAAGGTGATCCGTCTTGGATTTCTGCAGCAGAATGCGTTCCATAAAGATGATACCTGTGTGTCTTTGGAGAAACAGTTTAAGATGATGGATGTGATTCTGTATCTCTATAAGCAGAGCAGAAAACTTGTGGCTATGGGAATGCCTATGTCCGTATTGAAGGCAGAGGGCATATTTGAGAAAGTGATCGCCATCAAATACGATGTGCCGAATGATAACCTTCAGATGCTGGATCTTTACAAAAAAGATATCGATGATTTCTATAATAGAGTAATTGAGAAGAACGGATAA
- a CDS encoding ATP synthase subunit F produces MKMYLISDNVDTLTGMRLAGVDGVVVHERNELREAIENAMSDKTVGIILLTEKFGREFPDLIDEIRLENTMPLLIEIPDRHGTGRKEDFITSYVNEAIGLKL; encoded by the coding sequence ATGAAAATGTATTTGATCAGTGATAATGTCGATACTCTGACGGGAATGAGGCTTGCCGGCGTGGACGGCGTAGTTGTCCATGAGAGAAATGAGCTGAGGGAAGCCATTGAAAACGCTATGAGCGACAAGACAGTAGGAATTATTCTGCTGACTGAAAAGTTTGGCCGGGAATTTCCTGACCTGATCGATGAGATCCGGCTGGAGAATACGATGCCGCTTCTGATCGAGATTCCTGACAGACACGGAACCGGACGTAAAGAAGACTTTATCACTTCCTATGTAAACGAAGCCATCGGCTTAAAACTGTAA
- a CDS encoding SAM-dependent methyltransferase has protein sequence MDELRYILEDNLNSEFLFAVLSNPRELEAPSKVRVRPILRKDRLVYQFEAFRGAQVFHQNLEKEEAGEKIMEYMRTFRQMQLETQGCTVSVLVSKKGKTTIKTKLRAARKAPANLEHNRKKQYILEEGTYVPFLQDLGVMTAEGKIVRAKFDKFRQINRFLEFIQDILPQLPKGREIRILDFGCGKSYLTFAMYYYLHEMKKYDVRIIGLDLKKDVIEKCNQLGRKYGYEKLRFLEGNIADYTGAEEVDMVVTLHACDTATDFALAKAVGWNAKVILSVPCCQHELNGQMENETLAPILKYGLIKERMAALLTDGLRAQYLEREGYDVQVLEFIDMEHTPKNILLRAVRTGKPEENEGKIKACEEFFHVSPTLGRLLDNKGDLQ, from the coding sequence ATGGATGAATTAAGATATATTTTAGAGGATAATTTAAATAGTGAATTTCTTTTTGCGGTGCTGAGCAACCCAAGAGAGCTGGAAGCTCCATCCAAGGTGAGAGTCCGTCCGATTTTAAGAAAAGACCGTCTGGTATATCAGTTCGAGGCGTTTCGCGGCGCCCAGGTGTTTCACCAGAATCTGGAAAAGGAAGAGGCGGGCGAAAAGATCATGGAATATATGCGGACTTTCCGGCAAATGCAGTTGGAGACTCAGGGATGTACGGTGTCTGTTCTGGTGAGCAAGAAGGGAAAGACAACGATCAAGACAAAGCTCCGGGCGGCCAGAAAGGCGCCGGCCAATCTGGAGCATAACCGGAAGAAACAATATATTCTGGAGGAAGGGACCTATGTTCCTTTCTTACAGGATCTCGGCGTTATGACGGCGGAGGGGAAGATCGTCCGCGCTAAATTCGACAAATTCCGGCAGATCAACCGTTTCCTGGAGTTTATCCAAGACATTCTGCCTCAGCTGCCCAAAGGACGGGAAATCCGGATCCTGGATTTTGGCTGTGGGAAATCATATCTTACTTTTGCGATGTATTATTATCTTCATGAAATGAAGAAATATGATGTCCGTATCATTGGATTGGATCTAAAGAAAGATGTGATCGAGAAATGCAATCAGCTGGGACGGAAATACGGATATGAAAAACTTCGGTTCTTGGAAGGGAATATTGCGGATTATACAGGGGCGGAAGAAGTGGATATGGTGGTCACCCTTCATGCCTGTGATACGGCGACAGATTTTGCCCTGGCAAAAGCCGTGGGATGGAACGCGAAAGTAATTCTGTCCGTGCCCTGCTGTCAGCATGAACTAAATGGCCAGATGGAGAATGAGACTCTGGCGCCCATTTTGAAATACGGTCTGATCAAGGAGCGGATGGCAGCTCTTTTGACAGACGGGCTGCGTGCCCAGTATCTGGAGCGGGAAGGTTATGACGTGCAGGTGCTGGAATTTATTGATATGGAACATACACCGAAGAATATTCTGCTGCGGGCGGTCAGGACCGGGAAACCGGAAGAAAACGAGGGGAAGATCAAAGCCTGTGAAGAATTTTTTCATGTGTCGCCAACACTGGGGCGGCTGTTAGATAATAAAGGGGATTTGCAATGA
- the trmB gene encoding tRNA (guanosine(46)-N7)-methyltransferase TrmB: protein MRLRNIPRAESVLENSEDVIKDPARFQGRFRQDIFQEPNPLHIEIGMGKGQFLLTLAARNPSVNYIGIERYSSVLLRPVEKLAALRASKSGAPSNLRFICMDAADITEVFGPGEVERIYLNFSDPWPKARHARRRLTSAEYLKRYDRILASGGQIGFKTDNRELFEFSLEQIQTSSVWNLADCTFDLHQDPVLSKGNIMTEYEEKFSSMDHPICKLTARRQSDPARCIY, encoded by the coding sequence ATGAGACTTCGAAATATCCCCCGCGCAGAAAGCGTGTTAGAAAATTCAGAAGATGTGATCAAGGATCCTGCCCGTTTCCAGGGCCGTTTCCGGCAGGATATCTTCCAGGAGCCCAATCCTCTCCATATCGAGATTGGGATGGGGAAGGGCCAGTTTCTCCTCACTTTGGCCGCAAGGAATCCTTCTGTTAATTATATTGGTATTGAACGATACTCCAGCGTCCTTCTCCGGCCGGTAGAAAAACTGGCGGCGCTGCGCGCCTCTAAAAGCGGCGCGCCTTCTAATCTTCGCTTTATCTGTATGGATGCGGCTGACATTACAGAAGTCTTCGGCCCAGGCGAAGTGGAACGGATCTATCTGAACTTTTCCGATCCCTGGCCCAAGGCGCGCCATGCCAGACGCCGCCTGACTTCAGCAGAATACCTGAAAAGATATGATAGAATCCTCGCCAGCGGCGGACAGATCGGGTTCAAAACGGATAACCGGGAGCTTTTTGAATTCTCACTGGAACAGATCCAGACTTCCTCCGTCTGGAATCTGGCGGACTGTACCTTCGACCTTCATCAAGATCCTGTCCTGTCCAAAGGGAATATTATGACAGAATACGAAGAAAAATTCTCTTCCATGGATCATCCTATCTGCAAATTGACCGCTCGGAGACAATCTGATCCCGCCCGCTGCATATATTAA
- a CDS encoding ATPase, whose amino-acid sequence MTVTVKVLLIATLILSIVMPFGYYLIGEKNKKRYKRAIGTNIFFYFGAFIVAGIMLFSGSPVQAADAAAGAASSATGFGYLAAALSTGLSCVGGGIAVASAASAALGAISEDSSALGKSLIFVGLAEGVCLYGLIISFMILGQL is encoded by the coding sequence ATGACAGTAACAGTGAAAGTTTTGTTGATCGCAACCTTGATTCTCAGTATTGTAATGCCGTTTGGGTATTACCTGATCGGTGAAAAGAACAAAAAGCGCTATAAGCGCGCGATCGGAACGAACATATTTTTCTATTTTGGCGCATTTATTGTGGCAGGGATCATGCTGTTTTCCGGCAGTCCTGTACAGGCGGCGGATGCCGCTGCGGGAGCTGCTTCCAGCGCAACGGGATTTGGCTATCTTGCGGCCGCACTGTCAACCGGTTTATCATGTGTGGGCGGCGGTATCGCCGTAGCAAGCGCGGCAAGCGCAGCTCTTGGAGCCATCAGCGAGGACTCCAGCGCGCTTGGTAAATCTTTGATCTTCGTAGGTCTTGCGGAAGGTGTTTGTCTGTATGGACTGATCATCTCCTTCATGATCTTAGGACAGTTGTAG